One genomic window of Garra rufa chromosome 2, GarRuf1.0, whole genome shotgun sequence includes the following:
- the pyroxd2 gene encoding pyridine nucleotide-disulfide oxidoreductase domain-containing protein 2, translated as MAAAVRASRAQRGFISVTRRCSHSSTALKPQYDAIVIGAGHNGLIASAYLQKGGLKTAVLERRHVLGGAAVSEEIVPGMMPGLPESPTDWPKIGFSEQSVIINN; from the exons ATGGCTGCGGCTGTCAGGGCAAGTCGAGCACAAAGGGGGTTTATTTCAGTGACACGGCGCTGCAGCCACAGCAGCACTGCCCTCAAACCTCAATATGACGCGATTGTTATCGGTGCAG GTCACAATGGCCTTATTGCT TCAGCATATCTGCAGAAGGGAGGCCTGAAAACTGCAGTGCTGGAACGCAGACATGTCCTGGGAGGAGCAGCTGTATCTGAAGAGATTGTTCCAGGTATGATGCCAGGTTTACCTGAATCCCCTACAGACTGGCCGAAGATCGGTTTCTCAGAGCAATCAGTTATCATCAATAATTAG